Part of the Oreochromis aureus strain Israel breed Guangdong linkage group 20, ZZ_aureus, whole genome shotgun sequence genome, TTTGCCACACGCTCTCATTAAGTGTCAGTCAAGAAGCCCGCTGGTGGGGATTACACAACTCCATGAAGTTAAGTAACAGAACAACCAAAGAGCATTTCTCATTGATTTATACTGGAATTAATGGGCAATTATCCACTGTAACATACGGAGTATTTCTATATTACTAAATGAGATTAACAATATTTGTTTTGACAAAGTTCAGCCTCACTCTGTTTCATTTTAACATGAATATGTGCGTGCTGACAAAAAATGCGACAGACAGTCTGTGTTTTGATTTGTGTAcagaaaatcgtttttgttgaCTAGAACCCTCAAAGTTTCTGAGACTTCAGATGAAAATCATAATCCCTTGTTTAGCAATTTCTGGAAATGAGGTTAAACTCTTCCAGACTCCCCAAACGATCCCTGTGGGATTTGTCCTCAGATGTTTCGCCCTCTGTCAGCTCTCACCGCCGGCTCTGAGGTTTAGTCTAGAGGTCTCGTGGGTTTGCGGTTCATCTTTATTTGTGCCAAACACGCGAGATGAGCTTTGTGGTGAATATAACAAGACGTGACACATTAAGAAACGCGCTGGCTTTAACACCTCATAAGTCACTGAACGCATGACTCCAGCATGTCAGCTGAGGTCGGGAAAAGCAACTTTTGTATAAAACAGTGACCTATGCCTTTAATCTGGTAGTGAAATGTTATATTTAACACCAAACCACGAGAGATCGTGAAGTTAAATAACGGTGTGGGACAGTCTGGCCACCTAAAGTACTATTTGGGAAAGGAAATGGAGGAAGTACTGCATCTGTTTGTCTTGACTGGGTGAAGCAGGAACAGGAACTGGAGGACTGGGCGTAGATTCCAAAATGAAGAGAGAGACTTTGATATTTTCTCTCCATCTTCAGTGCTTTTCCTCAGCAAGAAACTCatatttgtaaaagaaaattaTACTTGGACTGGGCTTTAGTGTCAgagatattatttaaaaaaacaagaggcATGGTACTCAAAGAATGCTGGGGTTGTGGTTTTACAGTAGAATCCAGCTTtatatccaagtgacttctgaAGTTTAAGGTAAATTAAAAATAGCCACAAATAACTGCTTGGAGAGATTTTGAGATGActaccaaaatgcaaaacttgCTCCTAGAAGGACTTTGTTAGTGCGGCCTCTCGTGTAGGACCGTACCCCTGTAAAAGCAAGGttttcctctgattggctgcccctcacaagcAGATGATGCAAACAGCCAATGGTTTGGGGATTCGGTGGTCACAATCAGAGCAGAGTGCCTGACATGACCATATTAAAGACATCCACACTTAATGACATTATAGAGAGGCAAGAGAAGGAAAAATTGTCTGAAACTGAATGGCTCACGGGGATAACTTGTGCATAATCTGACCTCTTTATTTGAACCTATAGCCATTTTTAATCAGCGCATCCACGATTTAACAGAGGTTGTGTAATTTCTTGCCTGAAAAATCTAAATGTATCAGTATTTATGCATGTTCTGAATGCTCGTGAAAAAGAATCCCAATACTCTTAAGAATTCGTGGTGTCttgctctctgtttttcactcaGACGATGATTGCAGTCACATGGAAACACTGGTTAGTTTCACACCCGAAGAGACTTGGCGAGCATGACCCATAGCCTCGTGTTGGCTGCATGTTAGACCCTGAAAGGACATTTCTAATCTTGTTGTCAGACCACAGAAGAAACACTTAGTCTGAAGCATACTGAAAACTTTCACTTGCTCTGCTCTCTGCTATAAAATCGTGTTCATCCCCTTGCATTTCACCTGACACAAGGTATTCCTGCTCATCAGTCAGGCTCTTGTAAAGAACCAGGTATAACAGACCAAGTGGTACTTTTCAACAAAGTCAGGTTTAAGCCTATATTCGCCCAGCGCCTTCAAAAGCGTGTGCTGCGCACGTGTCTCCCAATGACTGCCAGTTGTGTACCCTCAGcagtttctctttttaaatgtcTGCCTCCTTAAAACCCCATTAAAGCCATCAGGCAGTGCGAGAAACATTCCTGTTGTCAAGCACGGGAACGGGCTCCTCAACTGAGAAATCGCAGCCCCTCTTCTAGTGCCGAAAAGCGAATTTATTGCTCAAACCCATTTCCATAGAAAGTTATAGATTTATTGCGAGGTGTGATCACTATTATGGAATATCTCTGCAACTCAACATCAGCCGCAGAATATTTATGAAAGCATTAAAACTCAAAGCACCCATAGGCAGCCTTTCAGAGTTATAACAGAGTCCAGACTCCAGCTGTCATCCCCCCGAAGAGATATCAGACTCAACATACTGGTGAAAAGTATCAAACTTAATGCAACTTTTTTCTTACTTCTTTCCTGAGATGGAAAGTTGAAAATATAATATTGACTAATGTGACCAGTTGAATCTCATTGAATTCTTAGGAAAGCCAAATGAGTCTTTCGGATTCAGTTACTCCTGTCACAGTGTGAGGTCATTCATTCAAAGTTTCTCTTTGTCCAAGGAAGAAGCTCACACCACTGTGCTGCTCATCGGGATCCGCAAAGAGGCCCGGTCACAAGTGCTTCACCTCTCCAGGAACAAGCGCTACACCCTCACCCCGGAGAAGCTCAAATGGGACAAGTTCAAGCTTACATACAAGTATTTATTTACAGCCTGCGATGCACAAAAGCAATACAAATTAGGCAAAGGGAGGGCGAATATTAGTGCTAAAAAGAAACCGAGATGAGAGACCGAGGCTCCAGATTTCAAACAATCGTGCACTATAACTACTGCTGATGTGGGTTAGCTGCTACATTTTCTAATCTTAAGTCACTGTTTGCACTGAACCTTGTCCACCAAAAGTTTGACAGAGCACCAAAAAGTGGTCTGAATTATCATCTGACTGTGAACACTGTAAAATAGTGAGCACATAGGGGACTCTGAAAGTCACACCACAGTTGCTTGGCTTCCAAAGAGTTGGATTGAGCTGTGTTAACTGTCAGGAGAAGATCCAGTGACTTTATTCATCCTGGAGCTGTAAAATGATCCGCTAACGGGAAGATTAGATTGAGCTAGAGGAGCTCCAAAAGCCGTTGgttggtggtagacaaacatttttttcttaaatagcCCAatttaagtcattttcacactaGTAAAATGGATGGTATCAACAATCTATTAAGTGGCTGTCTAACTGTGATATTAGAAACTATCAGGTCTCAGTAAAACGGAGCTGTGCTTAGGAATGTGGGAATTCTTTTCTGTCTGAACAGTAGCTATTGTGTTTTGGCAGATTCCTCAGCTGTAGAGGAATGTGTTAAGGGACAACTATTAACCACACCATGCTGTTGTTTCCGAGCAGGTTGCTCTCCTTCCCTACAAACTTGATGAACGCCAGCGACACGCGTCGGGGAATTGCCAAGGCTTTTGGCATGTGGAGCGACGTCTCGCCGTTCACCTTCAGAGAAGTGCCGGCCGACCAAGAGGCAGACATCAAGATCGGTGGGTGCATCTCTCCCTCGAAAGATGTTCCTTGGTTGGTTCTCAGTGCCagacttttctgtttctctgtgctgtCATTGCCGAAATTTCTTTGCCTCATTAAATCGCAGCAGTGCAACGATATTACCAAGCTTATATTCAACACGTTTCATAAttcttaatgaaaaaaaaatgtctaacAACTTCCAGACATATCAGCTCATGGCAAAAGTCCCTAAATTCTGCTTTATCTGCCCCCTTTGGGTGCAAACTCCAGAGTCCTGCATAAATTCTCAGAGTGAATGAGAGGAATGGTTGTCATCCTCTGGGTTTGTCGTTTGTGATCCATCATCTCCCCACTGCAGTCTCCACGGAGCAGGAATAATGGAGGGAGGGCTTCCCTCCTTGGCTCTGAGctatttctctctgtttctctgttttggcAGGCTTCTATCCCGTCAACCACACAGACTGTTGGCAGTCCCACTTGCACCATTGTTTCGATGGCATCACAGGAGAACTGGCTCACGCGTTCTTCCCGCCAACAGGCGAAATCCACTTTGACGACCACGAATACTGGATTCTGGGAAACATGCGCTTCAGCTGGAAGAAAGGCACGCATCTTTATTGTGTTTGCTGaaacttttaatatttcatgCGTGAAGTAATGAATGCAGCAGACACCGAGCTGAGCTGTCTCTGTTGCAGGGGTTTGGCTGACGGATCTCGTCCATGTGGCGGCTCACGAAATCGGTCACGTCCTGGGATTCATGCACTCCATGGATCCCAAAGCTTTGATGCACCTGAATGCAACTCTGACAGGGCGCAAGCTTATCACACAGGATGAGGTGTGGGGTTTGCACCGGCTCTACGGTTTGTTCACAGTCCTTATGTTTTGAACTTCTCTCATACAAACATTAAAGGTCTTCTTTTTGTACTTTCATAACACATCTGAGGATTTTGGGGGACTTATGTTGTCTAGATGACACATTGAAAGGCATCCCAAAGCCTCTTGATTGAATGAATGAGGCCCATAAAGAGCTGGGATCAAGACACATGATGAGGCTGATGACACGTATGGCAGCATCAGGAACGAAAATGCGCACTGAGTGTCGAGTAGTATTTCACAGGGGCAGAAAACTGACGGTGCATCTGGGAAGCCTCTCAACAGCTTGACAGAAGAACCTGCAGGAGAATTCATTCCCTCGGGCAGTTTGACAGGTTCAAGAATTCCATAACGTTGTTGTTAAACATGGCCGAAGGAAAACAAGATTGATGCTGCCGCTGTCAGATGAAATGACAAATTGGGTCTAGACTCCAACTGGCCTTCAAACTGCATATGTCCTGTAAAGGAAGCTGTCCAACATCCCACTGGGATGATTTAAGGAATTGCATGAATCGGACGCTTTCTCAGAATGTAGACGCAATTAGACGCATCTAGATATACCTGTAAAGATCCATCAGTGGCGCACTTCTGATCAAAACCAATCAAAATGTAGAGCACAATGTTTGCGTTTGATAACTGAAAGCGAAACATTAATGAATACTGTACAAATTACTCACGAGTGGTCATTAGCGTGTATAGTGAGTCATTTTCACTGGCACATAAAGcagattgtgtgtttgtgtttggaggGTTGGGGGTGTTCCAATTCTTCTGCCTGACTAAGAGCTGCCATCTGACCCTCCTCCTCACTTCATCTCTCCCCCCCCTCCTCCAGGATGTTTGGATCGTCTATTTATCTGTCCGGCCTGGGCTCGGAAAGGCTACTGCGAGAGCAAGCGCAGACTGATGCAGAAGCACTGCCCCTCCAGCTGTGATTTCTGTTACGGTAAGAAGCAGCAGTGGCAACGGCAGCAGCAGTCCagggggaaggaaaaaaaaaaaaaaaagaagacagagaaAGTTTTCTCTCAATTGAGCAGCACAAGGAGCTGCTGTGAACCGTTTGCCAATGGAGCAACGGGAGCCAACAGGTCCAGCCATGCAGAGCTGCGCTGGAGGTTTTCAAGGGTCTGATTTGTAGGGAGATTACACTTGGCGCTGGGAgagtctgtgttttatttctggAGAGTGGCAGCGTTTCAGAACGCTCACACAGCAGGGCCGCTACCTGCCGACTGCTCTCTCACTGAGGGCTGCTTTACACAAGTGTTACTCATCAGACAACTGCCTCTGTAGGTTTATTGTGGGATGCTGTGGTGCTGAGATCTGGGGGGGGGTTTTGCACAACAAGAAGTGGCTCAGTTTTAACTATCACAGCCCCACAGACTGTGGCTTTCTGAGATTTTTTTTGCCAGCAACAGGGGGACAGTGTGGAGAGAGGCAAGAGGATACGATTCCTGGCTCACAGTAATCTGTTCCTCATTGCTGATTGGGAGACGTTGTACGGCTGTGGAAAATTCCTGAGTGACTCCAAACCGCTGGAATTTCAGACTGTGGCTTGAGGGTTAGAGACACACAAGGTCAATTTGGATTTTTGCAGCATTAACGAGAGCGACTGTTTTTTAGGCAGACTCTGAGTTGATCACGAGGCGGCCTGTTGCGCTTGTCACCAGATGGGAGAGATTACACTGATAACACAGGCACACCGCCAGCAGGTTAGGAGCATGGATGCCTGACGTGATAAGGCTGCTATCAATGGTTTTGACAGTAATCAGCATTTTGGCGAGGTATTTGTGAAAGCATGGGCTTTTCtgggatttaaaaacaaaacaaaacatgggaATCGCACGGGGGCTGAAATGAAGAAATGTATATATTtggtgaaaatataaataaacagagtGAAGAAACCTGGCGTATAAAACACTGATAAAAATCTCTCATGTGCAGCCCAGCGCCCAGACAGAGATGTATTTTATCAAAAGTCTGCGTGGTGCCCACACAGAATATCTTTAAAGTACTAAAGGAAAAGGACTCATCAGGAACATGCATTCACTCATCTGTGCTTCTCTTTAATGTTGCTGCTAGAGAGGATATTATTTCCTTATGTACTCTTGGGTAGTTTTACCTACAATAATTCTACATTATTACAGCATTTCagcagattaaaagaaaaataactaatAAGTAACTAAACCTTAAAAAATATGGAATACAAATGACACTATGTGCATCCAAAATATAGTGGAATTAAAGCAGAAAGCAGGATAacttaatttctttattttttgcttccaataaaccagactttcttGTACTTTTTCTTTAAGTTCTCTTGATGAAtggttctccaggctttctgaagattTTTCACACCTTCtttttggacattggctgctttttcactcatttgtttgtttgttaagtcTCTTAAGACTGACCTATCAATCATTCAATCATGAAAAGGTGcttaactcaagggatgaatcagtgttgtgtctacacgtAACAGACGATTTTAGAATTACTGccagtatgtaaaaaaaaaatgcatcatcttttccatttctttagttgaatctatgaaaaataccaaagataacacagtttgacaggcatggaatcgtatttttgcaccaacaagatgattcccaaagagctattagacaaaaacttggcatatctcggACCTcgacattattgaagcagtgtgggatcatcttgacagaaaacggaacaaaaggcagccaaaatccaaagaagagctttgaatgcccTTCAAGaaccctggagaactattcctgaagactacttaaagaaatgacaagagagttcaggctgtgtggaagaataaaggtggtcataccaataATGACTTTCAAGCTCACTAGAATTGcacacaaactctgtttttgccgtatatactgtatttccatgtatgatTGCATAATTTCAATAAACTGTTGCACCTAGTTCACATTTTCCTTTCAGGCACTGCAGTGTGAGGAAAGGCTGTGACAGCTGGAGACAGTGAAAGAAACTGAGGTTTATGGTTATCACAAATCTTTTAGTTCCTCTTTGATCACGGGTGGGAAACATTTATTTCATACAGCCACACTGACTAAGTTAGATAAAGTCAGCCAAGAGCCACACACCGGCTATGTGAATAGAAACACAGCTACAGGTTAGAGTGATTAAATTACTAATATTCAACCCAAACATTATATTATCGTTTAAATTAGCCCACATCTTGCAAGTTGTCACACTGCACATGTGTATCTTAGATGATCATTTTATGGTTAAGAACACCAAGTTATGACCTTTGCATTTCTTGTTGTGGTGCACCAGCTCACCAGTGTTTCCTTTTCTATCCTCTTCAGAATTCCCTTTCCCCACTGTAGCTCCCACCCCGGCTCCCCCAAGGACCAAACACAAGCTGGTGGTCGAGGGCAAGAAGCTGACATTTCGTTGCGGGAAGAAAATAGCATCAAAGAAAGGCAAAGTACAGTGAGtggcactctctctctctccaataTGTTATGAGTTTACCTGGCTACAGTGATGCTACAGTATGCAGTTGCTGAGCGCCGTCTCTAACGTGCGACTCCTGTTTCAGCTGGTACAAGGACGGGGAGCTGCTGGAGTTCTCTCACCCGAACTACATCTCACTGAAAGACGACCACATTACTATAGTGGCCAACGCCATCAACGAAGGCACGTACACCTGCATCGttaagaagaagaacaaaattCTCACTAACTACTCGTGGAGGGTACGCGTGCGCTTCTGAAGCAGAACAGCCCGGCTCCTCTGCACACTGAACAGGACATATTCACACAGATGGTCACCAGGAGACCTCACTCACTAGGGCACATActagtattttttgttttgttttttaaacgtCCTTCCTGTATCCACGTAAAATTGTCGACTGTCTTTGGTTAAATGCGTTTACATCTGTGCAAAGAATAAATGCTCTGTGAcagatatttttacattttttttgtggaAAACACTACCTGACTGTAAAAAGCTGTTTGTGGCAGATGCTGtggtttgcattttatttggtgATGAAAGTTCTGTGCAGCTCTCATCAGCTGTTCGGGACGATGACGTCAGTCTGGATTCATCAAGCCTGGACTTCTTCAAAGCTCTTTCAGCTAAGGCAGCTGAAGGAGTCCAAGGCCACCCACGGGATTCCTCTGAAAAATAGGGACTAATTAGTTGCACAGAAACCCAGAAGATATTAGTACTGTTGGGAGAACTCACCATAGCCTTCTACAAAATGTCCCaaatgtctctctttttttttaatggaccTGAAAAACTTACAGAAGCCCTTGCTTTAGATGCATGccatttaaataatttacacaCTGACCCAAGTAAGCTACTAAAGCCAGAATAAACAATGTTGTCTACAGCCTTTGGAACCATTCGGACCTTAAACCGCATATGGAACACCTCAGACGTCTAGCTTACTTTACTAGTCGCACGCTGAGGCCAAGAGTCTGCCTCCAGGGACTGAGCAGTCAGTTCCACTCGCAGCTCTCTGTCCAAGCTTATTCAACACATCAGGTGTAATAATCTGCAGAAAGGGCTACAGTGGGTCCAGGGGATAGATAAAATTGATTAATGAATATTTCCATTTAGTGCTGGCTCTGCGAGCCCCAGGACAGGAGGGGCCTTTTTTTCAGTACCTGTTCCAGTCGTGCAGGTACCCCAGCTGcactatttatttttctttggctTAAAATCAAAGAATTTATTGGTTTAATTCTGAAGTCagagtcatttaaaaacaaaagcaaagcaaGCCGGggcctcttttttttcccccctgaaaGAACAAAGTACTGAGACAAAGTGTGCAGCACAAGGAATGACATCACTTTTGGACGGCAGCTACCAAGCTGGTTTGAAGGCTGGATTTCTTTTAGGCTCGACTTCCCttcgtttttttcccctcctttggCAGTGTGCAGTTGTGTTTGCATAGCTTGGACAGAGTTTATAAATATAGGAAAAAAGGCAGACAAAACAAAGTTTCAAACTTTATTTCTAGCAAAAACATCAGTTCCCTGTCATCAGGAGAGCTGACATTCCCATTTAAATTTTAACATTATGCTGGATGGAACACACAGCAAATGCTGCATCATTATACAGTAGCTCAGGCAGCCAGGAAATACCAACCATTTATAAAACCTGGTCCTCTCTCATGAAATataaaagggaaaataaaagtcaaacatGAGAGCAACACTTTTGAATAGATTTATGGTTGTTTCTCCTCTTTAAGAGCTACAATGGTCACATTTCGGTTAGTTAAAtggcttaataaaaaaaacacaaaaaacaaacaaacaggaagagtGGAAATTCAACAGGTTTGAGCCATCAGTCTTGCTGTGAGACAGTCTTG contains:
- the mmp23ba gene encoding matrix metalloproteinase-23; the encoded protein is MAVMVSCQSGRSLRNGDWGFAPLLAAVLLSFLLAGMQQTTAFPTWRLEEEAHTTVLLIGIRKEARSQVLHLSRNKRYTLTPEKLKWDKFKLTYKLLSFPTNLMNASDTRRGIAKAFGMWSDVSPFTFREVPADQEADIKIGFYPVNHTDCWQSHLHHCFDGITGELAHAFFPPTGEIHFDDHEYWILGNMRFSWKKGVWLTDLVHVAAHEIGHVLGFMHSMDPKALMHLNATLTGRKLITQDEVWGLHRLYGCLDRLFICPAWARKGYCESKRRLMQKHCPSSCDFCYEFPFPTVAPTPAPPRTKHKLVVEGKKLTFRCGKKIASKKGKVHWYKDGELLEFSHPNYISLKDDHITIVANAINEGTYTCIVKKKNKILTNYSWRVRVRF